A DNA window from Sphingomonas changnyeongensis contains the following coding sequences:
- a CDS encoding fumarate hydratase: MTTIIREADLIDSVADALQYISYYHPMDYIRALGAAYEAEQSPAAKDAIAQILTNSRMCAEGHRPICQDTGIVTVFVKWGQNCRLESDRSLQEVIDEGVRRAYLHPENRLRASILRDPAFSRVNTRDNTPSVLHVEMVPGHHVHVTVAAKGGGSENKSKFKMLNPSDSIVDWVLEMVPQMGAGWCPPGMLGIGIGGTAEKAMLLAKESLMGDIDMAQLKARGPASKLEELRIEIFDKVNALGIGAQGLGGLATILDVKILDWPTHAASKPVAMIPNCAATRHAHFALDGSGPAYLDPPSLDEWPKVEWTPSKEAIRVDLDTLTPEIVASWKPGDRLLLNGRMLTGRDAAHKRIQDMLAKGEELPVSFRGRVIYYVGPVDPVGDEVVGPAGPTTATRMDKFTGMMLDQGLLAMVGKAERGAVAIEAIKGAKAAYLMAVGGAAYLVARAIKGAKVVGFEDLGMEAIYEFDVKDMPVTVAVDATGESVHHTAPLVWREKIAREGLLAGA; this comes from the coding sequence ATGACGACCATCATCCGCGAAGCCGACCTGATCGACAGCGTCGCCGATGCCCTGCAGTATATCTCCTACTATCACCCGATGGATTATATCCGCGCGCTCGGTGCCGCTTACGAGGCCGAACAGTCGCCGGCGGCCAAGGACGCGATCGCGCAGATCCTGACCAACAGCCGCATGTGCGCCGAGGGGCATCGCCCGATCTGCCAGGACACCGGCATCGTCACCGTGTTCGTCAAATGGGGCCAGAACTGCCGGCTGGAGTCGGACCGGTCGCTGCAGGAGGTGATCGACGAGGGCGTGCGCCGCGCCTATCTGCACCCGGAGAACCGGCTGCGCGCCTCGATCCTGCGCGATCCCGCCTTTTCCCGCGTCAACACGCGCGACAACACGCCGTCGGTGCTGCATGTCGAAATGGTGCCGGGCCATCATGTCCATGTGACGGTCGCGGCCAAGGGCGGCGGCTCGGAAAACAAGTCCAAGTTCAAGATGCTGAACCCGTCCGATTCGATCGTCGACTGGGTGCTCGAAATGGTGCCGCAGATGGGCGCGGGCTGGTGCCCGCCGGGGATGCTGGGGATCGGCATCGGCGGCACCGCCGAAAAGGCGATGCTGCTCGCCAAGGAATCGCTGATGGGCGATATCGACATGGCGCAGCTCAAGGCGCGCGGCCCGGCCAGCAAGCTGGAAGAACTGCGCATCGAGATCTTCGACAAGGTCAATGCGCTCGGCATCGGCGCGCAGGGCCTGGGCGGGCTGGCGACGATCCTCGATGTGAAGATCCTCGACTGGCCGACCCATGCCGCATCGAAGCCGGTGGCGATGATCCCCAACTGCGCCGCCACCCGCCACGCGCATTTTGCGCTCGACGGGTCCGGCCCCGCCTATCTCGACCCGCCGAGCCTCGATGAATGGCCCAAGGTCGAATGGACGCCCAGCAAGGAGGCGATCCGCGTCGACCTCGACACGCTGACGCCGGAGATCGTCGCCAGCTGGAAGCCGGGCGACCGGCTGCTGCTGAATGGCCGGATGCTCACCGGCCGCGATGCCGCGCACAAGCGCATCCAGGACATGCTGGCCAAGGGCGAGGAGCTGCCGGTCAGCTTCCGCGGGCGGGTCATTTATTATGTCGGTCCGGTCGATCCGGTCGGTGACGAGGTGGTCGGCCCGGCCGGCCCCACGACCGCGACGCGGATGGACAAATTCACCGGCATGATGCTCGATCAGGGGCTGCTCGCCATGGTCGGCAAGGCCGAGCGCGGCGCGGTGGCGATCGAGGCGATCAAGGGTGCCAAGGCCGCCTATCTGATGGCGGTCGGCGGGGCCGCCTATCTGGTCGCGCGCGCGATCAAGGGCGCGAAGGTCGTCGGCTTTGAAGATCTGGGCATGGAAGCGATCTACGAGTTCGACGTGAAGGACATGCCGGTCACCGTCGCCGTGGACGCGACCGGCGAAAGCGTCCACCACACCGCGCCGCTCGTCTGGCGGGAAAAGATCGCCCGCGAAGGCCTGCTCGCCGGGGCCTGA
- a CDS encoding ribonucleoside-diphosphate reductase subunit alpha codes for MDFRDTQEADVSATTIEAPAMVANGSGSHEVRPRPFPVEVDHGRDALLTDFGKETLNDRYLLPGESYQDLFVRVASAYADDAGHAQRLYDYISRLWFMPATPVLSNGGTGRGLPISCYLNSVDDSLEGIVNTWNENVWLASRGGGIGTYWGSVRGIGEPVGLNGKTSGIIPFVRVMDSLTLAISQGSLRRGSAACYLDISHPEIEEFLEIRKPSGDFNRKALNLHHGVLIPDAFMVAVREGAEWELKSPKDGSVRAKVDARSLFQKLVETRLATGEPYIVFSDHVNQAMPRHHRELGLKVSTSNLCSEITLPTGRDHLGNDRTAVCCLSSLNLETWDEWNGDKQFIEDVMRFLDNVLTDYIERAPDEMARAKYSAGRERSVGLGVMGFHSFLQARGIPFESAMAKSWNLKMFKHIRAKADEASMLLATERGPCPDAAERGVMERFSCKMAIAPTASISIICGGTSACIEPIPANIYTHKTLSGSFVVRNPYLEKLLIEKSKNSDAVWNSILEKGGSVQHLDFLSQEEKDCYKTSFEIDQRWLLELAADRTPYIDQSASLNLFIPADVEKWDLLMLHYRAWELGIKSLYYLRSKSVQRAGFAGGVEADNTIEKPTFDLGPSTDYDECLACQ; via the coding sequence ATGGATTTCAGGGACACGCAGGAGGCGGATGTGAGCGCGACGACGATCGAGGCGCCCGCAATGGTCGCAAACGGGTCCGGCAGCCATGAGGTGCGCCCCCGGCCCTTTCCGGTCGAGGTCGATCATGGCCGCGACGCACTGCTCACCGATTTCGGCAAGGAAACGCTGAACGACCGTTATCTGCTGCCGGGCGAAAGCTATCAGGACCTGTTCGTGCGTGTCGCCTCGGCCTATGCCGATGATGCCGGCCATGCGCAGCGGCTCTACGATTATATCTCGCGCCTGTGGTTCATGCCGGCGACGCCGGTGCTGTCCAATGGCGGCACGGGGCGCGGCCTGCCGATCAGCTGCTATCTGAACTCGGTCGACGACAGCCTGGAAGGCATCGTCAACACCTGGAACGAGAATGTCTGGCTGGCCTCGCGCGGGGGCGGCATCGGCACCTATTGGGGTTCGGTGCGCGGCATTGGCGAGCCGGTCGGCCTCAACGGCAAGACCAGCGGCATCATCCCGTTCGTGCGCGTGATGGATTCGCTGACGCTGGCGATCAGCCAGGGGTCGCTGCGCCGCGGCTCGGCTGCCTGCTATCTCGACATCTCGCACCCCGAGATCGAGGAGTTCCTCGAGATCCGCAAGCCGTCGGGCGACTTCAACCGCAAGGCGCTCAACCTGCATCACGGCGTGCTGATCCCCGATGCGTTCATGGTCGCGGTGCGCGAGGGCGCGGAATGGGAGCTGAAGAGCCCCAAGGACGGGTCGGTGCGGGCCAAGGTCGATGCGCGCAGCCTGTTCCAGAAGCTGGTCGAGACCCGGCTGGCGACCGGCGAGCCGTACATCGTCTTCTCCGACCATGTGAACCAGGCGATGCCGCGCCACCACCGCGAGCTGGGCCTCAAGGTGTCGACGTCGAACCTGTGTTCGGAAATCACCCTGCCCACCGGGCGCGACCATCTGGGCAATGACCGCACGGCGGTGTGCTGCCTGTCGTCGCTGAACCTGGAAACCTGGGACGAATGGAACGGCGACAAGCAGTTCATCGAGGATGTGATGCGCTTCCTCGACAATGTGCTGACCGACTATATCGAGCGCGCGCCGGACGAGATGGCGCGGGCGAAATATTCGGCCGGGCGCGAGCGTTCGGTGGGCCTTGGGGTGATGGGTTTCCACTCCTTCCTGCAGGCGCGCGGCATCCCGTTTGAAAGCGCGATGGCCAAGAGCTGGAACCTCAAGATGTTCAAGCACATCCGCGCCAAGGCGGATGAGGCGTCGATGCTGCTCGCGACCGAGCGCGGCCCGTGCCCGGATGCCGCCGAGCGCGGCGTGATGGAGCGGTTTTCGTGCAAGATGGCGATCGCGCCCACGGCGTCGATCTCGATCATCTGCGGCGGCACCTCGGCCTGTATCGAGCCGATCCCGGCCAATATCTATACCCACAAGACGCTGTCGGGCAGCTTTGTGGTCCGCAATCCCTATCTGGAAAAGCTGCTGATCGAAAAGTCGAAGAACTCCGACGCGGTCTGGAACTCGATCCTCGAAAAGGGCGGCTCGGTCCAGCATCTCGATTTCCTCTCGCAGGAGGAAAAGGATTGCTACAAGACCAGCTTCGAGATCGACCAGCGCTGGCTGCTCGAGCTGGCGGCGGACCGCACACCCTATATCGACCAGTCGGCCTCGCTCAACCTGTTCATCCCGGCCGATGTCGAGAAATGGGATCTGCTGATGCTCCACTACCGGGCGTGGGAACTGGGCATCAAATCGCTTTATTATCTGCGCTCCAAATCCGTCCAGCGCGCGGGCTTTGCCGGCGGCGTGGAGGCCGACAACACGATCGAAAAACCCACATTCGATCTCGGCCCGTCGACGGATTATGACGAATGTCTGGCCTGCCAGTAA
- a CDS encoding DUF2171 domain-containing protein → MSKHHDIREDMEVISADGAHVGTVDEISHHRIKLKKRDGGHPAIGGGSHDGHHHYLSLGLVAEVEGDRVRLTVSSENVSGFLEEKHEV, encoded by the coding sequence ATGAGCAAGCATCACGACATTCGCGAGGACATGGAAGTCATCAGCGCCGACGGCGCCCATGTCGGCACCGTGGACGAGATCAGCCATCACCGCATCAAGCTGAAAAAGCGCGATGGCGGGCATCCGGCAATCGGCGGCGGCAGCCATGACGGGCATCATCATTACCTGTCCCTCGGGCTGGTCGCCGAGGTCGAGGGCGACAGGGTGCGCCTGACCGTCAGCAGCGAGAATGTGTCGGGCTTTCTGGAAGAAAAGCACGAAGTCTGA
- a CDS encoding ribonucleotide-diphosphate reductase subunit beta has protein sequence MPLLSASKSYKPFEYPWAFEYWKRQQQIHWMPEEVPLGEDCRDWAQKLTQHERNLLTQIFRFFTQADVEVQDCYHDKYGRVFKPTEVKMMLTAFSNMETVHIAAYSHLLDTIGMPESEYSAFLQYKEMKDKHDYLSTFGVDTDEDIAKTLAMFGGFTEGLQLFASFAMLMNFPRFNKMKGMGQIVSWSVRDESLHCEGIVRLFHAFVKERDCLTKSVKEEIIDVCQKTVRLEDAFIDLAFEMGPVPGMTPKEIKKYIRYIADWRLGQLGFAPVYMIDEHPLPWLAPLLNGVEHANFFETRATEYSKAATRGNWNEVWDSFDRRKAAKLAAPANEDAAGEDMFARAGVAAE, from the coding sequence ATGCCGCTTCTTTCCGCCTCCAAGTCCTACAAGCCGTTCGAATACCCCTGGGCGTTCGAATATTGGAAGCGCCAGCAGCAGATCCACTGGATGCCCGAGGAAGTGCCGCTGGGCGAGGATTGCCGCGACTGGGCGCAGAAGCTGACCCAGCATGAACGCAATCTGCTCACCCAGATCTTCCGCTTCTTCACCCAGGCGGATGTTGAGGTGCAGGACTGTTATCACGACAAATATGGCCGGGTGTTCAAGCCGACCGAAGTGAAGATGATGCTGACCGCCTTTTCCAATATGGAAACGGTGCACATCGCCGCCTATTCGCACCTGCTCGACACCATCGGCATGCCGGAGAGCGAATACAGCGCCTTCCTCCAGTATAAGGAGATGAAGGACAAGCATGACTATCTGTCGACCTTCGGCGTCGATACCGACGAGGATATCGCCAAGACGCTCGCCATGTTCGGCGGCTTCACCGAAGGGCTGCAGCTGTTCGCCAGCTTCGCCATGTTGATGAACTTCCCGCGCTTCAACAAGATGAAGGGCATGGGTCAGATCGTCAGCTGGTCGGTGCGCGACGAAAGCCTGCACTGCGAAGGCATTGTCCGCCTGTTCCACGCTTTTGTGAAGGAACGCGACTGCCTGACCAAGTCGGTGAAGGAAGAAATCATCGACGTGTGCCAGAAGACCGTCCGGCTCGAAGACGCGTTCATCGATCTGGCGTTCGAAATGGGCCCGGTGCCCGGCATGACGCCCAAGGAAATCAAGAAGTATATCCGCTACATCGCCGATTGGCGGCTGGGCCAGCTGGGCTTTGCGCCGGTTTACATGATCGACGAACACCCGCTGCCCTGGCTCGCCCCGCTGCTGAACGGCGTCGAGCATGCGAACTTCTTTGAAACCCGCGCCACCGAATATTCCAAGGCCGCGACGCGCGGCAACTGGAACGAGGTCTGGGACAGCTTTGATCGCCGCAAGGCCGCAAAGCTCGCCGCGCCGGCCAATGAAGACGCCGCCGGCGAGGACATGTTCGCCCGCGCCGGCGTGGCGGCGGAGTAA
- a CDS encoding DUF1330 domain-containing protein: protein MDAHVDPERAAFEAFKALPRDVPVAMLNLLRFRDRAEYPAGHARAGDTLSGAEAYRLYGAESGPVFRGVGGTILWSGRPELVLIGPADERWDAAFIARYPTASAFLAMVTDPAYRLAVVHRQAAVMTSRLIRMAVNDAGPTDSFA, encoded by the coding sequence ATGGATGCGCATGTCGATCCCGAACGTGCAGCATTTGAGGCGTTCAAGGCCTTGCCGCGCGATGTGCCGGTGGCGATGCTCAATCTGCTCCGCTTCCGCGACCGGGCCGAATATCCGGCCGGTCATGCGCGGGCCGGCGACACCCTGTCGGGGGCGGAGGCCTATCGTCTTTACGGGGCAGAGAGCGGCCCGGTGTTTCGCGGCGTCGGCGGCACCATATTGTGGTCGGGCCGCCCCGAGCTGGTGCTGATCGGCCCGGCGGACGAACGCTGGGACGCCGCGTTCATCGCCCGCTATCCGACCGCATCGGCCTTTCTCGCCATGGTGACCGACCCTGCCTACCGCCTGGCCGTCGTCCACCGCCAGGCCGCCGTCATGACGTCACGGCTGATCCGCATGGCCGTTAACGACGCAGGACCGACCGACAGCTTCGCCTGA